The genomic DNA CATAATTACTTCACCTGGCTTTAAGTGAATCTCCTTGGTTTGCCAATCATCAACTACCTGTACTTCTTTACCTAATAATTCACTTATCTTATTAGCAATAGGTGTAACATCATCTTTCGCCGAGTACTCTCCTTCTTTAGGACGACCTAAATGAGTCATTAAAATAACCGATGCCCCATTGTTTAAAGCATACTCAACACTGAGTAATGATGCTTTGATTCTAGTATCATCTGTAATAACTTGACCTTTGAGAGGGACATTCATATCCACTCTAATTAAAACCCTTTTATCATTTAATTCAAAATCTTTGATCGTATTATACTGCATGTCCTAATTTCCGTTTTCTTATTTTTATTAAAATTTAAAACATTTTTCAACTTAAGCTATTTCCTGCTCATAAGCTTCTGCATCTAATAATTGATCTATTTGACTAGGATTAGTTGGTTCTAAGACAAAAAACCAACCTTCCTCGTATGGAGAAGTATTGACTAAATCTGGTGAAGCCTCTAAATTTTCATTAATTGCCACTACCTTTCCTGAAATGGGTGCATAGATATCAGAAGCAGCCTTCACTGATTCAACTACTCCTGCTTGATCATCTTTAACTAACTCAGTCCC from Neisseriaceae bacterium includes the following:
- the gcvH gene encoding glycine cleavage system protein GcvH, with product MSLVLNHLKYVESHEWVRREDDGTVTIGITDHAQDLLGDVVFVELPEIGTELVKDDQAGVVESVKAASDIYAPISGKVVAINENLEASPDLVNTSPYEEGWFFVLEPTNPSQIDQLLDAEAYEQEIA